The following proteins are co-located in the Sphingomonas panacis genome:
- a CDS encoding LysR family transcriptional regulator — protein MKLDGIIAFVAVADCGSINEAARQLRLSKSTVSERLTELEHALGAKLLNRNSRQPALTDDGTALLARARRIIAETNAAHEDLARQRDEVAGSLRIAVPRAFGDLHLGPILYTFMDRYPDVVVTADFDDRISHLSQGFDAVVRIAPEILPKVATEQLTISRRTLVAAPSYLERHGRPDTVEDLEHHKAIHYMERGPDDWTFKAEIERVVARVAPRLRITSCYAMRDAAIAGLGIAWLPTFHSQQAVRAGLLEVLDLGLAPDITPITIAYRHDPPARLRALIDHLKAAFGDPPYWDT, from the coding sequence ATGAAGCTTGACGGGATTATCGCCTTCGTCGCGGTCGCGGATTGCGGATCGATCAACGAGGCCGCGCGCCAGCTCCGGCTTTCGAAATCGACGGTCAGTGAGAGGCTGACCGAGCTGGAACATGCGCTCGGCGCAAAGCTCTTGAATCGGAATAGCCGCCAGCCGGCCCTGACCGACGACGGCACCGCGCTGCTTGCACGTGCGCGGCGGATCATTGCCGAGACCAATGCCGCGCATGAAGATTTGGCGCGACAGCGCGACGAGGTTGCTGGATCGCTGCGAATCGCCGTCCCGCGCGCGTTCGGCGACCTGCATCTCGGGCCGATCCTCTACACGTTCATGGATCGCTATCCAGACGTCGTCGTGACAGCAGATTTCGACGACCGAATCAGCCACCTGAGCCAAGGCTTCGATGCGGTGGTACGGATCGCGCCCGAAATCCTGCCAAAGGTTGCAACCGAACAGCTTACCATCAGCCGCCGCACGCTCGTCGCCGCGCCGTCCTACCTCGAGCGTCACGGACGGCCCGACACCGTAGAAGACCTTGAGCACCACAAGGCGATCCATTACATGGAACGCGGCCCCGACGACTGGACCTTCAAGGCCGAGATCGAGCGCGTCGTCGCCCGGGTCGCGCCGCGGCTGCGCATCACCTCCTGCTACGCCATGCGCGACGCCGCCATCGCCGGTCTAGGCATCGCGTGGTTGCCGACGTTCCACAGCCAGCAAGCGGTCCGGGCCGGCCTCTTGGAGGTGCTTGATCTCGGCTTGGCCCCCGACATCACGCCGATCACGATCGCCTACCGACATGACCCGCCGGCGAGGCTCCGGGCATTGATCGACCATCTGAAGGCCGCGTTCGGCGATCCGCCGTATTGGGACACTTAA
- a CDS encoding alpha/beta fold hydrolase: protein MKALDVSASLAAMALLFAPVAAWAQDFDFSPAFHTQEIVTNGTSLHVRIGGKGPAVLLLHGYGETGDMWAPLARDLMRDHTVIVPDLRGMGLSAKPAVGYDKKTQGMDMAGVLDALKIGKVDLVTHDIGNMVGYAFAAEHRDRVKRFVLMDAPLPGVGPWEEILKNPLLWHFRFGGPDMERLVAGRERIYLDRFWNEFSATPARFSEASREHYAKLYAAPGAMHAGFSQFAAFDQDAIDDKAFLAEGKLAMPVLAIGGEKSFGPQMAAVMRFAATDVTEGVVPNSGHWLMEEQPDATVKMIRAFLDAAK from the coding sequence ATGAAGGCACTCGACGTTTCGGCATCGCTGGCGGCGATGGCGCTGCTCTTCGCTCCAGTCGCTGCGTGGGCCCAGGATTTCGATTTCTCCCCGGCGTTCCACACGCAGGAGATCGTGACCAACGGCACCTCGCTGCATGTCCGTATCGGCGGGAAGGGGCCAGCCGTGCTGCTGCTCCACGGATATGGCGAGACGGGTGACATGTGGGCGCCGCTCGCCCGCGACCTGATGCGCGACCATACCGTGATCGTGCCTGACCTGCGCGGCATGGGGCTCTCGGCGAAACCGGCGGTCGGCTACGACAAGAAGACGCAGGGCATGGACATGGCGGGCGTGCTCGACGCGCTCAAAATCGGCAAGGTCGATCTCGTGACGCACGATATCGGCAATATGGTCGGTTATGCCTTCGCTGCCGAGCATCGCGATCGCGTCAAACGCTTCGTGCTGATGGACGCGCCGCTGCCGGGCGTGGGGCCGTGGGAAGAGATCCTGAAGAACCCGCTCCTCTGGCACTTTCGATTTGGCGGTCCCGACATGGAGCGTCTGGTCGCGGGACGCGAGCGGATTTACCTCGATCGTTTCTGGAACGAGTTCTCTGCCACCCCCGCCCGGTTCAGCGAAGCCTCGCGTGAGCATTATGCCAAGCTCTACGCCGCGCCCGGCGCCATGCACGCCGGCTTCTCGCAATTCGCAGCATTCGATCAGGATGCGATCGACGACAAGGCTTTCCTCGCCGAGGGCAAGCTGGCGATGCCCGTCCTGGCGATCGGCGGTGAGAAATCGTTTGGCCCGCAGATGGCGGCGGTGATGCGTTTCGCGGCGACCGACGTGACCGAAGGCGTCGTCCCGAATTCGGGCCACTGGCTGATGGAAGAACAGCCCGATGCAACGGTAAAGATGATCCGCGCCTTCCTGGATGCGGCCAAATGA
- a CDS encoding acetyl-CoA C-acetyltransferase — protein MAEAYIVEAVRTPGGKRNGQFAGWHPADMAAEVLNGLIDRTGIDPAVVEDVILGCVTQAGEQAFAFARNAVLASKLPQSVPAVTIDRQCGSSQQAVQFAAQAVMSGTQDVVIAAGAESMTRVPMFTNLSFHAKEGVGVGPLSDRIKARYGVEEFSQFGGAEMIARKYGFDRDTLDRFALESHRRAAAATAAGAFANEIIPLNVDGTPRTADEGIRFDATLEGIGSVKLLQEGGVISAANASQICDGASGALIVSERALKQYGLTPIARIVNMTVTAGDPVIMLEEPIPATRKALARAGMTIEDIDLYEVNEAFAPVPLAWLQAIGGDPAKLNVNGGAIALGHPLGASGTKLMATLIHALKVRGKRYGLQTMCEGGGIANVTILEAL, from the coding sequence ATGGCCGAAGCCTATATCGTTGAAGCAGTTCGCACCCCCGGCGGCAAACGCAACGGACAATTCGCGGGCTGGCACCCCGCCGACATGGCGGCGGAAGTTCTGAACGGATTGATCGATCGAACCGGTATCGACCCGGCAGTGGTCGAGGATGTGATCCTCGGCTGCGTGACTCAGGCTGGCGAGCAGGCCTTCGCATTCGCGCGCAATGCCGTTCTTGCGTCGAAGCTGCCGCAAAGCGTCCCGGCCGTCACGATCGATCGCCAATGCGGTAGTTCGCAGCAGGCGGTACAGTTCGCCGCGCAGGCGGTGATGTCGGGAACGCAGGATGTCGTGATCGCGGCTGGCGCCGAGAGCATGACCCGCGTCCCGATGTTCACGAACCTGTCGTTCCATGCGAAGGAAGGCGTCGGTGTCGGGCCGCTCAGCGACCGCATCAAGGCGCGCTACGGCGTCGAAGAGTTCAGCCAGTTCGGCGGTGCCGAGATGATCGCCCGCAAATATGGCTTCGACCGCGATACGCTGGATCGCTTCGCGCTCGAAAGCCATCGCCGCGCGGCAGCTGCAACGGCCGCCGGCGCTTTCGCGAACGAGATCATCCCGCTGAACGTCGATGGAACGCCGCGCACGGCCGACGAGGGCATACGTTTCGACGCGACGCTTGAGGGCATCGGATCGGTAAAGCTGCTCCAGGAGGGCGGCGTGATTTCGGCCGCCAATGCCAGCCAGATTTGCGACGGCGCGTCAGGCGCGCTGATCGTTTCGGAGCGTGCGCTGAAGCAATACGGGCTTACCCCGATCGCGCGCATCGTGAACATGACGGTAACCGCCGGCGACCCGGTCATCATGCTGGAGGAGCCGATCCCGGCGACCCGGAAAGCCCTGGCGCGCGCCGGAATGACGATCGAGGACATCGATCTCTACGAGGTCAACGAAGCGTTCGCGCCTGTGCCACTGGCATGGCTGCAAGCGATTGGCGGCGATCCTGCGAAGCTCAACGTGAATGGCGGCGCGATCGCTCTCGGTCATCCGCTGGGTGCAAGCGGAACGAAGCTGATGGCGACCTTGATCCATGCGCTGAAGGTGCGGGGCAAGCGCTACGGCCTCCAGACGATGTGCGAAGGTGGCGGTATCGCCAACGTCACGATCCTCGAGGCACTGTGA
- a CDS encoding NAD(P)H-dependent flavin oxidoreductase, translating to MALKTRFTELLGIEKPIVQGGMMWVGRAELAAAVSDAGGLGILTALTQPTPDDLRREIDRCRAMTDKPFGVNLTILPSVSPPPYADYRRAIIESGVKIVETAGHKPHEHVEDFKANGIIVLHKCTAVRHALSAERMGVDVISIDGFECAGHPGEDDIPGLVLIPATADKVKIPIIASGGFGDGRGLAAALALGAEGINMGTRFCATQEAPIHDAVKQFIVANDERATNLIFRRFHNTGRVAKNSVSDRVVEISKQPDAVFEDIRPLVGGALGRKALETGDLDAGLVWAGQIQGLIHDVPTCRALLDRIVSDAEAIIRSRLRSMITESPQETVAA from the coding sequence ATGGCACTCAAGACACGCTTCACCGAGCTGCTCGGGATCGAAAAGCCGATCGTCCAGGGCGGCATGATGTGGGTTGGCCGGGCCGAACTTGCCGCCGCCGTCTCCGATGCGGGCGGACTTGGCATCCTGACGGCGCTCACCCAGCCGACACCGGATGACCTGCGGCGCGAAATCGACCGGTGTCGGGCGATGACGGACAAGCCGTTCGGGGTGAACCTGACGATCCTGCCGTCGGTCTCGCCGCCACCCTATGCGGATTATCGCCGCGCGATCATCGAGAGCGGGGTCAAGATCGTCGAGACCGCGGGCCACAAGCCCCACGAACATGTCGAGGACTTCAAGGCGAATGGCATCATCGTTCTGCACAAATGCACCGCGGTTCGCCACGCCCTGTCGGCCGAGCGCATGGGTGTCGATGTCATCTCGATCGACGGTTTCGAATGTGCCGGGCACCCGGGTGAGGACGACATTCCCGGCCTCGTGCTGATCCCGGCCACCGCCGACAAGGTGAAGATACCGATCATCGCCAGCGGCGGCTTCGGTGACGGGCGTGGGCTGGCTGCCGCACTTGCGCTCGGCGCCGAGGGGATCAACATGGGAACACGCTTCTGCGCTACGCAAGAGGCGCCCATTCATGATGCCGTGAAGCAGTTCATCGTCGCCAATGACGAGCGCGCGACCAACCTGATCTTCCGCCGCTTCCACAATACCGGCCGGGTTGCGAAAAACAGCGTCTCCGATCGCGTCGTCGAAATCTCGAAACAGCCCGATGCCGTATTTGAGGACATCAGGCCGCTGGTCGGGGGGGCGCTCGGGCGCAAGGCGCTGGAGACGGGCGACCTTGACGCCGGCCTGGTTTGGGCCGGGCAGATCCAGGGCCTGATCCATGACGTGCCGACATGCCGGGCGCTGCTCGATCGCATCGTCAGCGATGCCGAAGCGATCATCCGCAGCCGGCTTCGCTCGATGATCACGGAATCGCCGCAGGAGACAGTGGCAGCATGA
- a CDS encoding cation-translocating P-type ATPase, which translates to MTAAGRDRLKGLTAATAAERLTVEGANVLAQARRRSTTRIIFDVLREPMLLLLLAGGFAYLLLGDRAEALILLVFATFSVAVTVIQEARTEHVLDALRDLSAPRALVIRDGTRVRVAGHDVVRDDLLVLEQGDRVAADAILVEAADLQTDESLLTGESLPVGKTVAAANIAVDTRRAGGEGQPFVFSGSLVTRGTGIARVVATGPRSEIGRIGQALVTLDTEAPRLHRETTRIVTWCAVGGAAVALLVVLLTGLSGVGWIKAVLAGIAIGMSMLPEEFPVVLTVFLAMGAWRIGRVGVLTRRAAAIETLGSATVLCTDKTGTLTENRMSVAELWLASGETLALAPGAGIPEAYRGLIETAALASAVEPTDPMEIALHAAVGAAPGSAAPKRALVQAYALRPELLAMSNIWDDGAALTIAAKGAPEAIAGLCHLPQKALAEMTTAIEAMAVRGMRVLAVATATPRDRDWCETQQGYEYTLSGLIGLADPIRPSVPGAVAECRRAGIRVVMITGDYAATARSIADQAGIATGDVLTGGDLAALDDAQLVERLKSVTVFARIMPEQKLRIVQAFKADGEIVAMTGDGVNDAPSLKAAHIGIAMGKRGTDVAREASAMVLTDDDFGAIVQAVRLGRRIYDNIRKAMSFIFAVHVPIAGLALLPLFFGLPVLFGPIHIALLEMVIDPVCALVFEAERAEDDIMRRRPRDPAEPLFSVPMIVWSVFQGGTAFAMLALVFLVERWSGMSEDELRAVVFFALVAEIVALILVNRAFSTSLGQAVARPNAALRYVLGAIASVTAVILFLPQSQALLQFGSIRWRDMALAASLGVIVLILLEGCKPFVHHRLAGNAASRRSRVLPA; encoded by the coding sequence ATGACGGCGGCTGGGCGCGATCGGCTCAAAGGTCTGACCGCCGCGACGGCGGCGGAGCGTCTGACCGTCGAAGGCGCGAACGTATTGGCCCAGGCGCGCCGACGCTCCACGACGCGGATCATATTCGACGTGCTGCGCGAACCGATGCTTTTGCTGCTTTTGGCGGGCGGCTTCGCCTATCTGCTGCTCGGCGACCGGGCCGAGGCATTGATCCTGCTCGTCTTCGCGACCTTCTCGGTCGCCGTCACCGTCATCCAGGAAGCTCGCACGGAACATGTCCTGGACGCGCTGCGCGATCTGTCGGCTCCGCGCGCGCTGGTGATCCGGGACGGCACGCGCGTGCGCGTCGCCGGGCACGATGTCGTCCGGGACGATCTGCTGGTTCTGGAACAGGGCGACCGGGTGGCCGCCGATGCCATCTTGGTGGAAGCGGCGGATCTCCAGACGGACGAATCGCTGCTCACCGGGGAATCGCTGCCGGTCGGCAAGACGGTCGCCGCCGCGAACATCGCAGTCGACACCCGCCGCGCTGGTGGCGAAGGGCAACCTTTCGTGTTTTCCGGGTCGCTCGTCACACGCGGCACCGGCATTGCCCGCGTCGTGGCGACGGGGCCACGCAGCGAAATCGGCCGGATCGGCCAGGCGCTCGTCACGCTCGACACCGAAGCGCCGCGTCTGCACCGCGAAACGACACGGATCGTCACGTGGTGCGCGGTTGGCGGCGCCGCGGTCGCACTGCTGGTCGTACTGCTCACCGGGCTATCGGGCGTTGGCTGGATCAAGGCGGTCCTCGCCGGCATCGCGATCGGCATGTCGATGCTGCCTGAGGAATTTCCGGTCGTCCTGACGGTATTCCTCGCGATGGGCGCTTGGCGGATCGGCAGGGTCGGCGTGCTCACGCGTCGCGCGGCGGCGATCGAAACGCTTGGTTCGGCAACCGTGCTGTGTACGGACAAGACCGGCACGCTGACCGAGAACCGCATGTCGGTCGCCGAACTCTGGCTCGCATCGGGGGAGACGCTCGCACTCGCACCGGGGGCAGGCATCCCCGAAGCCTATCGCGGCCTGATCGAAACCGCCGCGCTCGCCAGCGCGGTGGAGCCGACCGATCCGATGGAGATCGCTCTTCACGCCGCGGTCGGTGCCGCCCCGGGATCGGCGGCGCCGAAGCGCGCGCTGGTTCAGGCCTATGCGCTGCGCCCGGAGCTGCTCGCAATGTCGAATATCTGGGATGACGGCGCAGCCCTGACGATCGCCGCCAAAGGCGCCCCGGAGGCGATTGCCGGCCTTTGTCACCTGCCCCAGAAGGCTTTGGCCGAAATGACCACAGCCATCGAGGCGATGGCGGTGCGCGGGATGCGCGTCCTCGCCGTTGCCACGGCGACGCCCCGCGACCGCGACTGGTGCGAAACGCAACAGGGCTATGAGTATACGCTGAGCGGCCTCATCGGGTTGGCCGACCCCATCCGCCCCAGCGTGCCGGGTGCCGTCGCCGAATGTCGCCGCGCGGGCATTCGAGTCGTCATGATCACCGGCGACTATGCCGCCACGGCACGGTCGATCGCGGATCAGGCCGGGATCGCCACCGGCGATGTCCTTACCGGCGGCGATCTCGCCGCGCTGGACGACGCACAGCTCGTCGAGCGGTTGAAGAGCGTCACCGTCTTCGCGCGTATCATGCCCGAGCAGAAGTTGCGCATCGTGCAGGCATTCAAGGCCGATGGCGAAATCGTCGCGATGACCGGCGATGGCGTCAACGATGCGCCCTCGCTCAAGGCCGCGCACATCGGCATCGCAATGGGGAAGCGCGGCACCGATGTCGCACGGGAGGCCTCCGCGATGGTCCTGACCGACGACGATTTCGGGGCGATCGTGCAAGCGGTCCGGCTCGGGCGGCGGATCTACGACAATATCCGCAAGGCGATGTCCTTCATTTTCGCTGTTCATGTGCCGATCGCCGGATTGGCACTGCTGCCGCTGTTCTTCGGATTGCCGGTGTTGTTCGGCCCGATCCACATCGCACTGCTCGAAATGGTGATCGACCCGGTCTGCGCGCTGGTGTTCGAGGCTGAACGCGCGGAGGACGACATCATGCGGCGGCGCCCTCGTGATCCCGCCGAGCCACTGTTCTCCGTGCCGATGATCGTGTGGAGCGTGTTCCAAGGCGGTACCGCGTTCGCGATGCTGGCACTGGTGTTCCTGGTCGAGCGATGGTCGGGAATGTCCGAAGACGAACTGCGCGCGGTCGTCTTCTTCGCGCTGGTCGCGGAGATCGTCGCGCTGATTCTGGTCAACCGCGCGTTCAGTACCTCGCTCGGCCAGGCGGTCGCGCGGCCCAACGCGGCGCTGCGATATGTCCTTGGCGCCATCGCGAGCGTGACCGCGGTGATCCTGTTCCTGCCACAGTCTCAGGCCCTGCTTCAATTCGGGTCGATCCGCTGGCGCGACATGGCGCTCGCAGCCAGCCTGGGCGTGATCGTTCTGATATTGCTCGAAGGCTGCAAGCCATTCGTCCACCACCGTCTCGCCGGCAATGCGGCGAGCCGGCGCAGCCGCGTCCTGCCGGCATGA
- a CDS encoding SDR family NAD(P)-dependent oxidoreductase: MKIEGVAAIVTGGASGLGAGTAKRLAAAGAKVSIFDLNIELGKAVAEDIGGHAIAVNVTDEAAVQAAIEEAEGLHGKARILVNCAGIGPPAKVIDRDGKAIALADFSKIVTINLIGSFNVLSKFAARIHDADPLGEERGVIINTASVAAYDGQIGQAAYAASKGGIVGMTLPVAREFARYGIRVMTIAPGIFWTPLLATLPQEAQDSLGKQVPFPSRLGQPDEYAQLVESIVTNPMLNGETIRLDGAIRMAPK, encoded by the coding sequence ATGAAAATTGAAGGCGTAGCAGCGATCGTCACCGGCGGGGCATCGGGCCTGGGCGCTGGGACGGCGAAACGGCTTGCCGCCGCCGGCGCCAAGGTCTCGATCTTCGACCTCAATATCGAACTCGGCAAGGCGGTGGCCGAGGACATTGGCGGTCATGCCATCGCGGTCAACGTGACTGATGAAGCTGCCGTCCAGGCGGCGATCGAAGAAGCCGAGGGCCTTCACGGCAAGGCGCGCATCCTGGTGAACTGCGCCGGCATCGGCCCGCCCGCCAAGGTGATCGACCGCGATGGCAAGGCGATCGCGCTTGCGGATTTCTCGAAGATCGTCACGATCAACCTGATCGGCAGCTTTAACGTCCTGTCGAAATTCGCCGCGCGCATCCACGATGCCGATCCACTGGGCGAAGAGCGGGGCGTCATCATCAACACCGCATCGGTAGCCGCCTATGACGGTCAGATCGGCCAGGCTGCCTATGCGGCATCCAAGGGCGGCATCGTCGGCATGACCCTGCCGGTGGCGCGCGAATTCGCCCGCTACGGCATTCGCGTGATGACGATCGCGCCGGGCATCTTCTGGACGCCGCTGCTCGCGACGCTTCCGCAGGAGGCGCAGGATTCGCTTGGCAAGCAGGTGCCGTTCCCCAGCCGTCTCGGGCAGCCGGACGAATATGCGCAGTTGGTCGAGAGCATCGTCACCAATCCGATGCTCAACGGCGAGACGATCCGCCTCGACGGCGCGATCCGGATGGCGCCGAAATGA
- a CDS encoding enoyl-CoA hydratase/isomerase family protein, with protein sequence MPVSDSPLLIDVIDEVAWLTLNRPEAGNAIDLPMARALVEASIRCQTDASIRCVVLTGSGRLFCTGGDVGLFASAGDQVSALLSELAGTLHMALARFARMAKPLLVLVNGPAAGAGLSLAICGDVVLASRSAHFTAAYGTLGLTPDGGVSWVLPRLVGLRKAQEILLTNRRIKADEAEAIGLVTRLVDGGDLLEEGRATAEQLAGSAVAAVGAARALLQDSFSSGYETQLEREARAISAAGGGLECREGLAAFFDKRVPDFKGAR encoded by the coding sequence GTGCCTGTGAGCGATTCCCCTCTCCTGATCGACGTGATCGATGAGGTCGCCTGGTTGACGCTGAACCGGCCCGAGGCCGGTAACGCCATCGACCTGCCGATGGCGCGCGCGTTGGTCGAGGCTTCGATCCGTTGCCAGACCGACGCATCGATCCGGTGTGTCGTGCTTACAGGCTCTGGCCGGCTGTTTTGCACCGGCGGGGATGTCGGCCTCTTCGCGTCCGCTGGCGATCAGGTGTCGGCGCTGCTGAGCGAACTTGCCGGCACGCTGCACATGGCGCTCGCGCGCTTTGCCCGGATGGCCAAGCCCCTGCTGGTTCTGGTCAACGGTCCGGCGGCGGGGGCGGGGCTCAGCCTCGCGATCTGCGGTGATGTGGTGCTGGCATCGCGATCGGCGCATTTCACCGCCGCCTACGGCACGCTTGGCCTGACCCCCGACGGGGGTGTGAGCTGGGTGCTTCCGCGTCTGGTGGGTCTGCGCAAGGCGCAGGAGATCCTCCTCACCAATCGCAGGATAAAGGCCGACGAGGCCGAGGCGATCGGACTGGTCACGCGCCTCGTGGACGGCGGCGATTTGCTGGAGGAAGGGCGCGCTACGGCGGAACAGCTCGCCGGTTCCGCGGTGGCGGCCGTTGGGGCAGCGCGTGCGCTCCTGCAAGACAGTTTTTCAAGCGGCTATGAAACCCAGCTCGAGCGCGAAGCTCGCGCGATCAGCGCCGCTGGCGGCGGCTTGGAATGTCGCGAAGGCCTTGCCGCCTTTTTCGACAAACGCGTCCCCGATTTCAAAGGAGCCCGATGA
- a CDS encoding enoyl-CoA hydratase-related protein encodes MSYEFVEVAHEGALTIVTINRPASHNALHSAAQKELAAVFDAFASDDSQWVAIITGAGPKAFCAGHDIRAEPVISAAMAQPPGFGGLASRFDLAKPVIAAVNGVAMGGGFEIVLACDLAVASANAVFALPEPRVGLAALAGGIQRLPHMTGLKRAMDLLLTGRRISAREAFELGLINEVVEDDVLGAAKRWAADILACSPMSVRATKEATLRGLATSVEDGLLSGWGYPAMEAMLGSADAVEGPLAFAEKRAPVWKGR; translated from the coding sequence ATGAGCTACGAATTCGTCGAGGTCGCGCACGAAGGCGCACTGACCATCGTCACGATCAACCGCCCGGCATCGCACAACGCGCTGCATAGCGCGGCACAGAAGGAATTGGCCGCCGTCTTCGACGCTTTCGCGTCCGACGATAGCCAGTGGGTCGCTATCATCACCGGAGCGGGGCCGAAGGCCTTTTGCGCCGGGCACGATATTCGTGCCGAACCGGTGATCTCGGCCGCGATGGCGCAGCCCCCGGGCTTCGGCGGATTGGCCTCGCGCTTCGATCTCGCCAAGCCGGTGATCGCGGCCGTTAACGGTGTCGCGATGGGCGGTGGTTTCGAGATCGTGCTGGCGTGCGATCTGGCCGTCGCGTCCGCGAACGCTGTCTTTGCGCTCCCGGAGCCGCGCGTAGGGCTCGCGGCGCTAGCGGGTGGCATTCAGCGCCTGCCGCACATGACCGGGTTGAAGCGTGCAATGGACCTGCTCCTTACGGGACGCCGGATTTCAGCGCGGGAGGCGTTCGAACTTGGTCTCATAAACGAAGTTGTCGAAGACGATGTTTTAGGCGCGGCGAAAAGATGGGCCGCCGATATCCTGGCGTGCAGCCCGATGTCTGTCAGAGCCACCAAGGAAGCGACCTTGCGCGGCCTTGCGACGTCGGTTGAAGACGGTCTGCTGTCCGGCTGGGGATATCCGGCGATGGAAGCGATGCTGGGCTCGGCTGACGCGGTGGAAGGGCCGCTCGCCTTCGCGGAAAAGCGCGCGCCAGTGTGGAAAGGACGCTGA
- a CDS encoding cupin domain-containing protein: MIARRSGALASVALLLVAAASPDDLQRRLNPEEARALPVVAAGAGTSGLHAIATRVLKGDPARPGLYTISITVPPNTKIAAHTHRDDRTATVVAGLWHFGYGPVAKEDATRSLAPGSFYTEPAGDPHFAWTGSEGATVYITGIGPSDTRYLGTPH; this comes from the coding sequence ATGATCGCGCGCCGTTCGGGCGCCCTCGCTTCGGTCGCGTTGCTGCTGGTCGCGGCGGCGTCGCCGGATGATCTGCAGCGGCGGCTGAACCCGGAGGAGGCGCGCGCGCTCCCGGTCGTCGCGGCGGGTGCCGGCACGTCCGGCCTCCATGCGATCGCGACGCGGGTCCTCAAGGGCGATCCGGCCCGCCCCGGCCTTTACACCATTTCGATCACGGTGCCGCCCAACACAAAGATCGCCGCTCACACCCACCGCGACGATCGCACGGCGACGGTTGTCGCGGGTCTCTGGCACTTCGGGTACGGCCCGGTCGCAAAGGAGGATGCGACCCGATCGCTCGCGCCCGGCAGCTTCTATACCGAGCCGGCGGGAGACCCGCATTTCGCCTGGACGGGGTCCGAAGGCGCGACCGTTTACATCACGGGTATCGGCCCGTCCGACACGCGGTACCTCGGCACCCCTCACTGA
- a CDS encoding AI-2E family transporter, with the protein MTGHPADKTQARIFLPSLVAAATVAFLWLIAPFSGAILWAVIAAVLFEPLNARILGAMPRHRSGAALITLLIIVVVVVVPAMLLAAALLREATAFYSRVRGGEIDLGRLFVETQTHLPGWLRAWLTDVGMGDVDGLRVKLGRGFASSFQTVAAQVLSIGQGTLGFFVALGVMLYLTFFLLRDGHALAARIERAIPLTHEQRAVLIGKFVAVIRATIKGSLIVAILQGTTGGLVFWALGLPGALLWGVAMGVFSLFPAIGTGLVWVPVTVYLFATGAIWQAIALGSCGFFIISSVDNVVRPILVGRDARMPDYVVLIATLGGFELMGFNGFVIGPVIAALFMAVWGIFSEPPSVDPVTKT; encoded by the coding sequence ATGACCGGACACCCGGCAGACAAAACGCAGGCGCGCATCTTCCTGCCGTCCCTGGTTGCCGCCGCGACGGTGGCCTTTCTCTGGTTGATCGCACCGTTTTCAGGCGCGATCCTATGGGCGGTGATCGCGGCGGTGCTGTTCGAGCCGCTCAATGCGCGCATACTCGGTGCGATGCCGCGGCATCGCAGTGGCGCGGCACTGATAACCTTGCTCATCATCGTGGTCGTGGTCGTGGTTCCAGCGATGCTGCTTGCCGCAGCGCTCCTGCGCGAAGCGACGGCATTCTACAGCCGCGTGCGCGGCGGAGAGATCGATCTCGGTCGGCTGTTCGTCGAAACGCAGACGCATCTGCCCGGCTGGCTGAGAGCTTGGCTTACCGACGTCGGGATGGGAGACGTGGATGGGCTGCGTGTCAAACTCGGTCGAGGCTTCGCGAGCAGCTTTCAGACGGTGGCCGCGCAGGTTCTGAGCATCGGCCAGGGCACGCTCGGGTTCTTTGTCGCGCTTGGCGTGATGCTCTACCTGACCTTTTTCCTGCTGCGCGACGGGCATGCGCTGGCCGCGCGGATAGAGCGCGCCATTCCGCTCACTCACGAGCAGCGTGCCGTGTTGATCGGCAAGTTCGTCGCGGTGATCCGCGCGACCATCAAGGGCAGCCTGATCGTCGCTATCCTTCAGGGTACCACCGGCGGACTCGTGTTCTGGGCCTTGGGGCTGCCCGGCGCCTTGCTGTGGGGTGTCGCAATGGGTGTCTTCTCCTTGTTCCCCGCGATCGGAACCGGTCTCGTCTGGGTTCCCGTCACGGTCTATCTGTTCGCCACCGGCGCGATCTGGCAGGCTATCGCGCTGGGAAGCTGCGGCTTCTTCATCATTAGCAGCGTTGATAATGTCGTGCGGCCGATTCTGGTGGGGCGCGATGCCCGCATGCCGGACTATGTCGTCTTGATCGCCACGCTCGGCGGGTTCGAGCTTATGGGGTTCAATGGCTTCGTGATCGGGCCGGTTATCGCGGCGCTGTTCATGGCGGTCTGGGGCATTTTCAGTGAACCGCCCTCCGTTGACCCGGTCACCAAAACATGA